From the genome of Bradyrhizobium sp. ORS 278:
GGGCGCAGGCCGAACTTGTCGCCGGCCTCTTTGGCGGCCTTCGGCGACACCATCATGCCGGCGCGGTCGGTGAGCTGGGCGAGCAGCGGCGAGAACGGCGTCTTCAAGACCAGCTTGATCGTCAGGGGATCGACGACATCGACATGGTCGAGCGAGGCGATCTCCGGCTTGCGGAACGAGCCGGGCATCGAGAGGTGACGATCGAGCGAGAACTTGGCCGCCTCGGCATCGAACGGCTCGCCGTCATGAAATTTGACGCCGGGCCGCAGCCTGATCGTGACTTCCTTGCCGTCGGCGGAGGTCTCGTGCGACAGCGCGAGCTGCGGCACGATGTTCAGCTTCTCGTCGATGTCGAACAGCTTGTCGCAGACGGCGGCGAACACGATGCGGCCGACATAGGTCCGCGCCATCGTCGGATCGAGAATGTCGGCGTCCTCGGCGAGCCCAATGCGCAGCGTAGTTTGCGCCTGGGCGGCTGTCCCGCAAGAGGCCATGACGACGGCCGCGATTGCGGCCAAGCACCAGTTCTTCCTCAGCATACGAAATCCCCTACGAACATGCAGCCTGCATTGTTGCACTATCAGTACCAACCCCGGTCACGCGTCGTCCTTCCGGCGCTCATGTCGGGTTCTCGAGCGCAGCCGCGATGCCGGCATCGATCGTGGCGCGATCCGTCACGCCGGCCGGATTGTCCCGCGTCGGCATGAACTGCCGGAACACGGCCCAATGCTTGCGGCTGACGCCCTCCAGCCGTGCGAGTTCGGTCAGCGGATCGGCATGATCGTCGACGCGCAGATCGAGCTCGGACCATTCGTCCTTGCCGTGGATGAGCAGCGCCGCCGACTGCTTGCCGCGCTTGTCGCCGCCGGTGGCCTCGCCCGCCTTCATGGCCGCGATCAGGCGCTGCGCGAAGGGCAGGGCGCTGTTGGCGAGAAACGCGTTCGCAGTTTCGTTCAATACCTGCGGGCCGGCTAGCATGTTGCCGGCGATCGAAAAGCCCTGGCCTTCGAGATGGCCGCACCAGTCGATGCAGTCGCGGCCGGTATGCGCCGCGATCTGGCCGTTGAGATCGAGGATATGGAGTTGCCGGCTTTCGCGGCCGGGATCGGCTGCTGTGAGGAGCTGCACGATCTCGTGCGGGTGCCGGCCGTCGCCCAGCAGCGCCGCGCCGTCGATGCCGTAGTACGGGTTGACCAGCGCCTGCGTGGCGATGCCGCCGCGACCGGCGACGACGTAGGGCACCCGCGCGCCGACGGCGAAGAAGCGCGTGGCAACGGCGATGCCGATCCGGCCGGTTGTATCGTCCTTCGCTATGATCGACCAGGTCATCGGCGTGTGGCTCTCTTATCGGCCCGCGGCGTAGCCCTGCATGCCCCGCGGATTGGCGGCGGCGCGGCGGCGGCGGCCGACGCGCGAGGCGGCCGTGAGGCGCCCCTCCGACCAGTCGGGGCCGATCTCGACGACATGGCCGCGGCGGCGCAGCTCCTCGACGGTCGTCTTCGGCACACGGCCCTCGACGACGAGCACGCCGGGACGCGCGGTGCGCGGCCAGAACGAGATCGGAAAGTGCTCGGAGTGCCAAGCGGGCGCGTCGATCGATTCCTGCAGGTTCATGCCGGCATGGACGTGGCGCAGGAAGAACTGCGTGTTCCACTGGTCCTGCTGGTCGCCGCCGGGCGAGCCCCAGGCGACGTAGGGCTCGCCGTCGCGCAGCGCCATGGTCGGCGACAAGGTCGTGCGCGGCCGCTTGCCCGGCACGAGTGCTGCCGGATGATTCTCTTCGAGCCAGAACATCTGCGCGCGGGTGCCGAGGCAGAAGCCGAGCTCGGGAATGACGGGCGAGGACTGCAGCCAGCCGCCGGAGGGCGTCGCCGAGATCATGTTGCCTTGGGAATCGATGATGTCGAAATGCACGGTGTCGCCGCGCACCTCGCCGAAGCGGCCGACGGTCGGCTCGCCCGAGCCCATCGCGCCGACGGCCTCGCGGTGACCTGCCGCCTCGCGCAGCTTCACCTCGGCGCCGTAGCCGTCGAGCCTGCCGGGCCGCAGCTCCAGCGAGGCCTTCTCGGTGATCAGCTTGCGCCGCTGGTCGTTATAGGCGTCAGACAGCAGGGTCTCGATCGGGATGTCAGCAAAGTTCGGATCGCCGTAGAACGCCTCGCGATCGGCGAACGCCAGCTTGGCGGCTTCGATCTGCCAATGGATAAAATCGGGGCCGGTCGGATCAAGGCCGTCGAGCGCAAAGCCCTTGAGCAGCGCGAGCTGTTGCAGCAGCACCGGGCCCTGGCTCCAGACGCCGGCCTTGCACACGGTGTAGCGGCCATACTGATAGGTCAGCGGCGCCTCGATGGTCGGCTGCCAGCGCGCCATGTCGTCGGCCGTGAGCACGCCCTTGTGGCGCGAACCCGAGACGTCCATCACCTCCTGCGTCCGGCAGAAACGGTCGATCGCCTCGGCAACGAAGCCCTGCGACCACGCCTTGCGGGCGCGCTCGATCTGCGCGTCGCGATTCCCCCCGGCGCTCTCGGCCTCGCTTAGGATCCGCGCGTAGGTCTCGGCGAGCTTGGGATTGGTGAACAGCGCGCCAGGTTTCGGCACGGCGCCGTTCGTCAGATAGAGCGCGGCCGAGGTCGGCCAATGCGTCTTGAACAGCTGCTCGACGGTCTGGATGGTCGCCGAGACACGCTCGACCAGCGGATAGCCGTCGCGGGCGTAGGAGATCGCCGGCTCCAGCACATCGCGCAGCCGCATCGTGCCGTAGTCGCGCAACAGCAGCATCCACGACTCGAAGGTGCCGGGGACGCAGGCGGCCAGAAGGCCGGTGCCGGGCACCATGTCCAGGCCCTCGCGCTTGTAGTGCGCGATGGTGGCGCCGGCTGGAGCGGGGCCCTGGCCGCAGATCACCTCGGTGCGTCCGCGCTTGACGTCGTGCAGGATGATCGGCACGTCGCCGCCGGGGCCGTTGAGATGCGGCTCGACCACCTGCAGGGTGAAGGCGGCCGCGACGCCGGCATCGAACGCATTGCCGCCGCGTTCCAGCATGGCCATGCCGACGGCGGTCGCGAGCCAGTGCGTCGAGGTGACGACGCCGAAGGTGCCGTCGATCTCGGGGCGGGTGGTGAAGGGATCGGGATTGATGAAGCTCATGGCGCCCTTTGATCTGTGTAGCTAGTCGTCGTCATTGCGAGCGATAGCGAAGCAATCCCGGGGCCCAGGATGCCGCCCCTGGATTGCTTCGTCGCTTCGCTCCTCGCAATGACGACGCATTTGAATTTCCGTCTCGCCGCTTCACGCAACCGACGCTGTTGGAACGGACGTCGCTGCCGGCTGGTTCACCGCGTGGCACGCGACGCCACCGATCAGCGCAGGCGCCTCTTGCCGGCACAGGTCGAACGCGAGCGGACAACGCGGGTTGAACGTGCATCCCGACGGCGGATTGATCGGATTGGGGATCTCGCCCTTGACCGGGATACGCTGGCGGCCGGACATCGACAAATCCGGCACCGCGCCGAGCAGCATCTTGGTGTAGGGCATGCGCGGATCGTTGAAGAGGGCGCGGCCTTCCGCGATCTCGACGATGCGGCCGAGATACATCACGCCGATGCGGCTCGCCATGTGGCGGACGACCGCGAGATTGTGGCTGATGAACAGATAGGTCAGGCCGAACTTGTCCTGCAGGTCGCGCATCAAATTGAGGATCTGCGCCTGCACGGAGACGTCGAGCGCCGAGGTCGGCTCGTCGCAGACGATGAAGTCGGCCTCGGAGGCGAGCGCGCGGGCGATGGCGATGCGCTGGCGCTGGCCGCCGGAGAACTCGTGGGGAAACTTCTGGCCGTCATCGGGATGCAGGCCGACCAGGGTCAGGAGCTCGCCGACGCGGTCCTTGATCTGCCGCTCGCCGTCGATGACGTTGAAGGCGCGGATCGGCTCGGCGATGATGCTGTCGACGCGAAAGCGCGGGTTGAGGCTGGCGTAGGGGTCCTGGAACACCATCTGGATCCGCCGGCGCAGCTTGCGCCGCGCGGCGCCCTGGCGCGCATCGGTCATCGACACGCCGTCGATGATCACCTCGCCCGAGGTCGGTGCGAGCAGCCCGACCACCATGCGCGCGACCGTGGTCTTGCCGGAGCCGGACTCGCCGACCAGGGCAAAGGTCTCGCCCTTGCGGATGCCGAAGCTGACGCCGTCGACCGCCTTTAAGAACTCCTGCGGCTGGCGCTCGATCACGCGGTTGAGCCAGGGCTTCGAGACGTCGAACACCCGGCGCAGATTCTTGACCTCGACGAAATCGCTCATGCCGCGGTCTCCGTCGCGCGATCATAGAGATGACAGGCAACGGCTTGCGTGCCGTGGCGCAGCGGCTCCGGCCGGTCGATGCGGCAGCGGTCGAAGGCGAAGCTGCAGCGCGGATTGAACGAGCAGCCCGGCGGGATGGCCGAGAGCCGCGGCATCGCGCCTGGGATCTGCACCAGCCGCTTGTCGTCGCCCGCGAGCGTCGGGATCGCGCCCATCAAGCCTTTGGCGTAGGGGTGCAGCGGGTTCTTGATGACCTCCTGCACCGGGCCGATCTCGGCGACGCGGCCGGCATACATCACGGCCACGCGGTCGCAGGTTTCGGCGATCACGCCCATGTCGTGGGTCACCAGCATCACGGCGGTGCCGTGGTCGCGGCCGAGCCGCTTGATCAGCGAGATGATCTGCGCCTGCACCGACACGTCGAGCGCGGTGGTCGGCTCGTCCGCGATGATCAGTTCCGGCTCGGCGCACAGCGCGAGCGCGATGACGACGCGCTGGCGCATGCCGCCGGAGAATTCGTGCGGATAGCCGTCGATGCGCTTCTCAGGGGCGGGAATGCCGACCTCGGCGAGCAGGTCGATCGCGCGCTTGCGCGCCTGCTGGTCGGTGAGGCTGGTGTGGGTTTTGATCGTTTCGACGATCTGGTCGCCGACGCGGTACAGCGGATTGAGCGAGGTCAGCGGATCCTGGAAGATCATGCCGATGCGTTTGCCGCGCACCTTGCGCATCTCCTCCGGCGGCAGGTTGTCGATACGCAGGCCGGACAGCAGGATCTCGCCCCCGGAAATGCGGCCGGGGCGGTCGATCAGGCCGATCACGGCGAGGCCGGTGACGGACTTGCCGGCGCCGGATTCGCCGACCACGCCGAGCACCTCGCCCTTGGCGATGTCGTAGGAGACGCCGTCGATCGCGCGCAAGGTGCCGCGCCGTGTCTCGAACTCGACCTGCAGATTGCTCACGGACAGAACGGGGGCGGTCATGAGGTCCAAGCCTTCGGGGTCAAAGCCTTCATACGAATGAACGGGATCATCGCAGTTTCGGGTTGAGCGCGTCGCGCAGCCAGTCGCCGAGCAGGTTGATCGCCAGGATCAATCCGGCCAGCGCGAGTCCGGGGAAAGCGACGATCCACCATTCGCCCGCGAACAGATAGTTGTTGCCGATGCGGATCAGGGTTCCGAGCGAGGGCATCGTCTCCGGCATGCCGGAGCCGAGGAACGACAAGGTCGCCTCGGTGATGATGGCGAGGGCCAGGTTGATCGTCGCGATGACCAGCACCGGACCGGTGGTGTTGGGCAGCACGTGGCGCAGCATGATGACAGGCGCCGGCAGGCCGATCAGCTGCGCGGCGGCGACATAGTCCTTGTTCTTCTCGACCAGCACCGAACTGCGCACCGTCCGCGCATATTGCACCCAGAACGACAGGCCGATCGCGAGCACCAGCACGCCCAGCATGCTCAGCCAGTCCAAATGATTGCCGGAGACGGACTTGGCGATGCCGTTGACCAGCAGCGCGATCAGGATCGGCGGGAAGGTCAGCTGCACGTCGGCGATGCGCATGATCACGGTGTCGACACGACCGCCGAAATAGCCCGCGACCAAGCCGAGCCCGATGCCGAGCGCGCCGGAGAACACGACGCCCAGAATGCCGACGAGGAGTGAGATCCGCAGGCCGTAGAGGATGGCGGAGAGCACGTCGCGGCCCTGCTCGTCGGTGCCGAGCAGGAACGGGCTCTGGCCGTCGGCGGTCCACAGCGGGGAGATGCGCGAGTTCAGAAGCTGCAGCTGCGCCGGATCGAACGGGTTCTGCGGCGACAGCAGCGGCGCGAAGATCGCGAGAAGGAAGAACAGCAGCGTGATGATCGCGGCGGCCACCGTCAGCTTGGACCGGCGGAACGAGTAGAACAGGTCGCTCGCGAGCGCGCGCTTCAGCCAGCCGTCGCTGGTGGCGCGCGGCGCTTGAACGGGAGTGGGATGGGGGAGGGCTGCGTCGCTCATGATCAGGCCGGACGGCTGATGGTCGCGCGCAGGCGCGGATCGACCACGGTGTAGAGGATATCAACCACGAGATTGATGGTGACGAAGATCAGCGACACCATCATCAGGTACGCCGCCATGATCGGGATGTCGACGTTCTGCACCGCCTGCACGAATAACAGGCCCATGCCCGGCCATTGGAACACCTGCTCGGTAATGATCGAGAACGCGATCACCGATCCGAACTGCAGGCCGACCACGGTGATGACCGGAACCAGCGTGTTGCGCAGCGCATGGCCGAAATGGATCGCGCGTGTTGTCAGGCCTCGCGCGCGCGCGAAGCGGATGTAGTCGGTGCGCAGCACTTCCAGCATCTCGGCGCGGACGAGACGCATGATCAAGGTCATCTGGAACAGGCCGAGCGTGATCGACGGCATGATCAGCGCCTTCCAG
Proteins encoded in this window:
- a CDS encoding DUF1028 domain-containing protein, translating into MTWSIIAKDDTTGRIGIAVATRFFAVGARVPYVVAGRGGIATQALVNPYYGIDGAALLGDGRHPHEIVQLLTAADPGRESRQLHILDLNGQIAAHTGRDCIDWCGHLEGQGFSIAGNMLAGPQVLNETANAFLANSALPFAQRLIAAMKAGEATGGDKRGKQSAALLIHGKDEWSELDLRVDDHADPLTELARLEGVSRKHWAVFRQFMPTRDNPAGVTDRATIDAGIAAALENPT
- a CDS encoding gamma-glutamyltransferase family protein, which produces MSFINPDPFTTRPEIDGTFGVVTSTHWLATAVGMAMLERGGNAFDAGVAAAFTLQVVEPHLNGPGGDVPIILHDVKRGRTEVICGQGPAPAGATIAHYKREGLDMVPGTGLLAACVPGTFESWMLLLRDYGTMRLRDVLEPAISYARDGYPLVERVSATIQTVEQLFKTHWPTSAALYLTNGAVPKPGALFTNPKLAETYARILSEAESAGGNRDAQIERARKAWSQGFVAEAIDRFCRTQEVMDVSGSRHKGVLTADDMARWQPTIEAPLTYQYGRYTVCKAGVWSQGPVLLQQLALLKGFALDGLDPTGPDFIHWQIEAAKLAFADREAFYGDPNFADIPIETLLSDAYNDQRRKLITEKASLELRPGRLDGYGAEVKLREAAGHREAVGAMGSGEPTVGRFGEVRGDTVHFDIIDSQGNMISATPSGGWLQSSPVIPELGFCLGTRAQMFWLEENHPAALVPGKRPRTTLSPTMALRDGEPYVAWGSPGGDQQDQWNTQFFLRHVHAGMNLQESIDAPAWHSEHFPISFWPRTARPGVLVVEGRVPKTTVEELRRRGHVVEIGPDWSEGRLTAASRVGRRRRAAANPRGMQGYAAGR
- a CDS encoding ABC transporter ATP-binding protein, whose translation is MSDFVEVKNLRRVFDVSKPWLNRVIERQPQEFLKAVDGVSFGIRKGETFALVGESGSGKTTVARMVVGLLAPTSGEVIIDGVSMTDARQGAARRKLRRRIQMVFQDPYASLNPRFRVDSIIAEPIRAFNVIDGERQIKDRVGELLTLVGLHPDDGQKFPHEFSGGQRQRIAIARALASEADFIVCDEPTSALDVSVQAQILNLMRDLQDKFGLTYLFISHNLAVVRHMASRIGVMYLGRIVEIAEGRALFNDPRMPYTKMLLGAVPDLSMSGRQRIPVKGEIPNPINPPSGCTFNPRCPLAFDLCRQEAPALIGGVACHAVNQPAATSVPTASVA
- a CDS encoding ABC transporter ATP-binding protein — protein: MTAPVLSVSNLQVEFETRRGTLRAIDGVSYDIAKGEVLGVVGESGAGKSVTGLAVIGLIDRPGRISGGEILLSGLRIDNLPPEEMRKVRGKRIGMIFQDPLTSLNPLYRVGDQIVETIKTHTSLTDQQARKRAIDLLAEVGIPAPEKRIDGYPHEFSGGMRQRVVIALALCAEPELIIADEPTTALDVSVQAQIISLIKRLGRDHGTAVMLVTHDMGVIAETCDRVAVMYAGRVAEIGPVQEVIKNPLHPYAKGLMGAIPTLAGDDKRLVQIPGAMPRLSAIPPGCSFNPRCSFAFDRCRIDRPEPLRHGTQAVACHLYDRATETAA
- a CDS encoding ABC transporter permease, which translates into the protein MSDAALPHPTPVQAPRATSDGWLKRALASDLFYSFRRSKLTVAAAIITLLFFLLAIFAPLLSPQNPFDPAQLQLLNSRISPLWTADGQSPFLLGTDEQGRDVLSAILYGLRISLLVGILGVVFSGALGIGLGLVAGYFGGRVDTVIMRIADVQLTFPPILIALLVNGIAKSVSGNHLDWLSMLGVLVLAIGLSFWVQYARTVRSSVLVEKNKDYVAAAQLIGLPAPVIMLRHVLPNTTGPVLVIATINLALAIITEATLSFLGSGMPETMPSLGTLIRIGNNYLFAGEWWIVAFPGLALAGLILAINLLGDWLRDALNPKLR